The genome window CAACTATGTTCCTTGCTTAATTGTTTATTACTTCTTAATAGATAAATCATTATTGCTCTATTATTGCTTTATTGTTAAAATTAGGGTTAATTATCGTATGCCCGTAATAAGTTGATTGTAGTGAAGGCTGGACGACTCCTTGGGGATCAACGTCACAGATGAGACCCTGGAGCGCAAGCGAAGCGGCTCATCGGATGCCCCCAGGAAAGCGCCCAGTCGGAACGGAAATCACCCCCGCTTTATGGTGATTAAATTAAAATTTATTTAAAAATAAAAACACGGGAGACGCTGCCAATACATATTTCTCTTTATAGTTTAGTTTACAATCTATGATAGGAGAGAAAAAATGATTGAATTAAGCACTAAAAGATTAAGACTAATCCCATTAAACGCAAAGTATTTAGAATTACTAATTAATGAAGAAAAGACATTGGAAATAGAGTTGTCAGTAAGTAGTAAAGAAACTTTTCTTGATGAAGAACTAAGACAAGCTTTGAAGTTTAGACTATCGAAAGTATTAGAAGATGAAGAAAATTATATTTGGTACACGAATTGGGTAATCGTGTCGAAAGAAAAAAACAGTATCGTTGGTGGCATCATGCTAAAAGGTCAACCGAATGAGCAGGGTGAAGTCGTAATCGGATACTATACTTTT of Lysinibacillus agricola contains these proteins:
- a CDS encoding GNAT family N-acetyltransferase — its product is MIELSTKRLRLIPLNAKYLELLINEEKTLEIELSVSSKETFLDEELRQALKFRLSKVLEDEENYIWYTNWVIVSKEKNSIVGGIMLKGQPNEQGEVVIGYYTFPQYQGKGYMTEAVRMMKDWLLRQCNVKYVIADADKNNIASHKVLQKAGATLYSESEELYFWRFE